The following are from one region of the Onthophagus taurus isolate NC unplaced genomic scaffold, IU_Otau_3.0 ScKx7SY_15, whole genome shotgun sequence genome:
- the LOC139432456 gene encoding uncharacterized protein, whose product MLILILISIVVATPEQGFEINRIESNPGLYFEQIHALSLYNTVWKLYNSIDLRSYKELYQLVTVSSLKTNEICNSNREVLPDQFCYTFTSVMNATLERLKQNDLLVADLLATTNNNVRNKRGAVNIIGGAAKLLFGTLDAEDGAMFNKKINYLEENQNKLIELSKYQVSTFESAMNALNTTKNNPIYRKLQTKLEHITDYIEKISNSVNNATAKIKLYQTIDESVLLFDLLANHFSQYQGNLLEILINAHQGIIHPLLLSPAKLVSELQKIQNLIPTDSTFPVTLILANSHELYKLLKLSVYRNGEIIYFIVRVPLTNRDVYDLVKVTSLPVRLDKDLFSFIVPSKSYLVIDNNKQQFFQTDIDYVKSCITLNEKLLCEQKEPLHFVAASENCEISIYSKSKISESCDKRLIHLLHPLFVKNEAPNSWIFAAPKATSLQINCKFSKSSIELNNTGILNLQPKCVAYADNVILQSFNEIKQITNFITPFIPKINMTEAFWKSKINFANVPKYNYSLMSNNLISLSKFSVSLSHLKDKQKELVPNVHDVHHYVSIYVLLIIFIIVTIVIIVLRKLKKEKPVDVEQPTQNSAESVDTIEICSNPSYKFPN is encoded by the coding sequence ATGCTGATACTAATCCTAATCTCTATAGTGGTCGCCACGCCGGAGCAGGGATTTGAGATAAATCGAATAGAATCAAATCCTGGCCtctattttgaacaaataCACGCCTTATCTCTTTACAACACTGTTTGGAAACTGTATAACTCAATAGATCTTAGAAGTTATAAAGAACTGTATCAACTAGTCACTGTTAGTTCCTTAAAAAccaatgaaatttgtaatagtAATAGAGAGGTACTTCCTGATCAATTTTGTTACACATTCACTTCTGTAATGAATGCGACTCTTGAAAGATTAAAACAGAATGATCTTCTTGTAGCTGACCTTTTAGCCACtactaataataatgtaagAAACAAACGGGGTGCAGTTAATATTATTGGCGGAGCAGCCAAATTGCTTTTCGGTACATTGGATGCTGAAGACGGTGCTATGttcaataaaaagattaattatttagaggaaaatcaaaataaactcATTGAGTTATCAAAATATCAAGTGTCGACTTTCGAAAGTGCCATGAATGCCTTGAACACTACTAAGAATAATCCTATTTACCGGAAATTACAAACTAAATTAGAACATATTACAGattatatcgaaaaaatatcaaattctgTTAATAATGCCACCGCAAAAATAAAGCTTTATCAAACTATTGACGAAAGTGTACTACTTTTCGATTTACTTGCAAATCATTTTAGTCAATATCAAGGTAATTTACTAGAAATCCTTATAAATGCCCATCAAGGAATTATCCACCCTTTGTTATTAAGCCCAGCAAAATTAGTTTCGGAACtgcagaaaattcaaaatttaattcccACAGATTCGACCTTTCCAGTCACTCTCATTTTAGCAAATTCTCATGAATTGTACAAACTTTTGAAACTGTCAGTATATCGAAATGGAGAAATAATATATTTCATAGTGCGTGTACCATTAACCAACCGCGACGTTTACGATTTAGTAAAAGTGACAAGTCTCCCAGTGCGTTtagataaagatttatttagttttattgtgCCATCGAAATCGTATTTAGTAATAGATAATAAtaagcaacaattttttcaaactgATATAGATTATGTTAAGTCATGTATtactttaaatgaaaaattactttgtgAACAAAAAGAACCTTTACATTTCGTAGCTGCCAGTGAGAACTGCGAAATATCAATTTAtagtaaaagtaaaatatCAGAATCATGCGACAAACgattaatacatttattacaCCCTTTATTCGTAAAAAATGAAGCTCCAAATTCTTGGATTTTTGCAGCCCCTAAGGCGACATCCctacaaataaattgtaaatttagtAAATCGTCGATTGAATTAAATAACACAGGAATTTTAAATCTACAACCAAAATGTGTAGCTTATGCTGACAATGTAATTTTACAATCATTTAACGAAATTaagcaaattacaaattttattactccttttattccaaaaattaatatgactGAAGCGTTTTGGAAGTCAAAGATAAATTTTGCTAATGTTCCCAAGTACAATTATTCGTTAATGTCAAATAACTTAATAAGTTTAAGTaaatttagtgttagtttaagTCATTTAAAAGATAAGCAAAAAGAATTAGTTCCAAATGTTCACGATGTACATCATTATGTATCCATTTATgtattattgataatttttataattgttacCATTGTAATAATAGTAttgcgaaaattaaaaaaagaaaaacctgtAGACGTAGAACAGCCTACTCAAAATTCTGCCGAATCCGTAGATACAATAGAAATTTGCAGCAACCCTTCCTACAAATTTCCTAATTAA